From Prochlorococcus marinus XMU1419, a single genomic window includes:
- the gmk gene encoding guanylate kinase, giving the protein MKNLKKLFILTGPSGVGKGTVVKEILGKDKNIWLSISATTREPREGEKEGENYYFLSKKKFKEMIEQNLFLEWAQFAGNYYGTPLSSVNEKIKKGFTVFLEIEVEGAKQIKEKFPESISIFLLPPDKAELERRIRNRGTEKEESIKKRLLRANYEISESNEFDFAFTNHNVDETAKKIIKLIQT; this is encoded by the coding sequence ATGAAAAATCTAAAAAAACTCTTTATACTTACTGGCCCTAGCGGTGTGGGAAAAGGAACTGTAGTTAAAGAAATATTAGGTAAAGATAAAAATATTTGGCTTTCAATATCTGCAACTACTAGAGAACCTAGAGAGGGAGAAAAGGAAGGAGAAAATTATTACTTTTTGAGTAAAAAAAAGTTTAAAGAAATGATTGAACAAAACCTTTTTCTCGAATGGGCTCAATTCGCTGGAAACTACTATGGAACTCCTTTATCCTCTGTAAATGAGAAAATCAAAAAAGGATTCACCGTATTTCTTGAAATTGAAGTCGAGGGTGCAAAGCAAATCAAAGAAAAGTTTCCTGAGTCTATTTCAATTTTTTTACTCCCTCCTGACAAAGCAGAGTTAGAGAGAAGGATAAGAAATAGAGGTACAGAAAAAGAAGAGTCAATTAAAAAAAGACTCTTAAGAGCTAATTATGAAATTTCAGAATCAAATGAATTTGATTTTGCATTTACAAATCATAATGTTGATGAAACTGCGAAAAAAATAATCAAGTTAATACAAACTTGA
- the psaJ gene encoding photosystem I reaction center subunit IX, translating into MFKILNTKFVRSAPVVAAIWLSLTAGIIIEFNRFFPDLLFHPMS; encoded by the coding sequence ATGTTTAAAATTCTAAACACAAAATTTGTTCGATCTGCACCCGTAGTTGCGGCGATCTGGCTTAGCCTTACGGCTGGAATAATTATTGAATTTAATAGGTTTTTCCCAGACTTGTTATTCCATCCAATGAGCTGA
- a CDS encoding Photosystem I reaction center subunit III, with product MKFFFSIITSVFLFLGITPIALAANGPALNADRASTEFTASALTLCSENPKFIERASSATTQKDIARFERYGKASCGDDGLPHLIIGPPLEPWGALLNRGHEGDLLIPGVLFIYIAGIIGWSGREYLIESKKTKNPADLEIIIDLDLARKCLVKGAQWPLLANKQGRNGDLREKDNNITLNGPR from the coding sequence ATGAAATTCTTTTTCTCAATCATTACATCAGTTTTTCTGTTTCTAGGAATTACTCCAATTGCTCTAGCGGCTAATGGACCGGCATTAAACGCAGACAGAGCAAGCACTGAATTTACAGCTTCAGCCCTCACGTTATGCTCTGAAAACCCTAAATTCATTGAGAGAGCAAGTTCTGCAACAACACAAAAAGACATCGCAAGATTCGAAAGGTACGGGAAAGCATCATGCGGAGATGACGGTCTTCCACATTTAATTATTGGACCTCCACTTGAGCCATGGGGAGCTCTTTTAAATAGAGGTCATGAAGGCGATTTACTTATACCAGGAGTTTTGTTTATTTATATTGCAGGAATAATAGGCTGGTCAGGAAGAGAGTATTTGATTGAATCAAAAAAGACCAAAAATCCTGCAGATCTTGAGATCATTATTGATCTAGACTTGGCTAGAAAATGTCTTGTAAAAGGTGCACAATGGCCTCTACTTGCTAATAAACAAGGCAGGAATGGTGATTTAAGAGAAAAAGATAACAATATTACACTTAACGGTCCTCGTTAA
- the tsaD gene encoding tRNA (adenosine(37)-N6)-threonylcarbamoyltransferase complex transferase subunit TsaD — MHKVLAIETSCDETSVSIVSNFGDTFEIHSNIIASQIEDHSKWGGVVPELAARKHLELLPFVLEKALKESKIKIDEIDYIASTVAPGLVGCLRVGSITARSLCMLYSKPFLGIHHLEGHLSSILFSENYPKKSFLTLLVSGGHTELIKVDERRIMRRLGKSFDDAAGEAFDKVGRLLGLSYPGGPAIEKIAKNGDPLKFNLPKCRISDRKGGFLKYDFSFSGLKTAVLRLVEKINLDGNTVPVPDIAASFERVVAEVLVERTIRCAIDHGLDNIVVVGGVAANNTLRKMMINEASKKSIKVHLAPLNLCTDNAAMIGAAALFRIKFKDHLSSLKLGVSGRLSIEQAHTLYGENPPF, encoded by the coding sequence ATGCATAAAGTTTTAGCTATTGAAACAAGTTGTGATGAGACATCTGTCTCAATAGTTTCTAATTTTGGCGATACTTTTGAAATACATTCAAACATCATTGCATCTCAAATTGAAGATCATTCAAAATGGGGGGGAGTTGTTCCTGAACTAGCAGCTAGAAAACACCTAGAGTTATTACCTTTTGTTTTAGAAAAGGCATTAAAAGAATCAAAAATTAAAATTGATGAAATTGACTATATTGCATCCACTGTAGCCCCCGGATTAGTTGGGTGTTTAAGAGTTGGTTCTATTACTGCGAGATCACTTTGCATGTTATATTCCAAGCCATTTTTGGGAATTCATCATTTGGAGGGGCATTTATCTTCTATTCTATTTTCAGAAAACTATCCAAAAAAATCTTTTCTTACATTACTCGTTAGTGGTGGACATACAGAATTGATAAAGGTTGATGAGAGAAGGATAATGCGAAGACTTGGAAAGAGTTTTGATGATGCTGCTGGAGAAGCCTTTGATAAGGTCGGGAGATTATTAGGTCTTAGTTATCCGGGAGGGCCAGCAATTGAAAAGATTGCTAAAAATGGGGACCCTTTGAAATTTAATTTACCAAAATGTAGGATTTCAGATAGAAAGGGTGGGTTTCTTAAATATGATTTTTCTTTTAGTGGTCTAAAAACTGCAGTATTAAGATTGGTTGAGAAAATAAATTTAGATGGAAATACCGTCCCAGTTCCTGATATAGCTGCAAGTTTTGAGAGAGTTGTGGCGGAGGTATTAGTAGAGAGAACAATAAGATGTGCTATTGATCATGGCTTGGATAATATTGTTGTGGTTGGTGGTGTGGCTGCAAATAATACATTAAGAAAAATGATGATTAATGAAGCAAGTAAAAAATCTATTAAAGTTCATCTAGCTCCTCTCAATCTTTGTACAGATAATGCAGCGATGATTGGAGCAGCAGCGTTGTTCAGAATTAAATTTAAGGATCATTTAAGTTCTCTTAAACTAGGTGTATCAGGAAGACTATCAATTGAACAAGCACACACCCTATATGGAGAAAATCCTCCTTTCTGA
- a CDS encoding high light inducible protein, with product MNKQPKIEIKETKNLVDKKELNLWKRGFTPQAEIWNGRMATIGIGIIFIIFALISQFS from the coding sequence ATGAATAAGCAACCTAAAATTGAGATTAAAGAAACAAAAAATTTAGTTGATAAAAAGGAACTGAATTTATGGAAAAGAGGTTTTACTCCGCAAGCAGAAATATGGAATGGAAGGATGGCAACTATCGGTATAGGTATTATATTTATTATTTTTGCTTTAATTAGTCAGTTTTCATAA
- a CDS encoding cation:proton antiporter, which translates to MTPERLGLLWGITVFAGACARLFSSITGFPSVVILLLSGLFIGRSGLGLVEPLDLGQGLETIVGLLVCLVLFEGGLNLKLPEGNIRNTVLKISLIRLFISLSAGIFISHWLAGLSWQVAGIYSAIVLATGPTVVSPLVEQIKLASPLSEVLKAEGLLLEPIGAVLALLLLELTLGDLRGINEVFIALMQRLGGGVLIGLSAGWLLSEILKKIKNEASFGVELQVTLGFIFLVYGICEYFLPESGLPASVAAGFIVGKREVIDKEKLDNLISELAQLAITVLFPLLAADVSWGELSPLGWGGVVCVFMLMVIVRPISIWIATMGRELGLKEKVFLAWLAPRGIVTAAVASLFSIRLEQAGILGAGRLQGLVFLTILMTVGIQGLTAKPLANRLELGQKN; encoded by the coding sequence ATGACGCCCGAAAGGCTTGGATTACTCTGGGGAATAACAGTATTTGCAGGTGCTTGTGCTCGATTATTTTCTTCTATTACAGGATTTCCAAGTGTCGTTATTCTATTGCTTTCTGGATTATTTATTGGAAGATCAGGTTTAGGACTGGTTGAGCCTTTAGATCTTGGGCAAGGGCTTGAAACTATTGTCGGACTTTTAGTCTGTTTAGTTCTATTCGAAGGAGGACTAAATTTAAAACTGCCTGAGGGGAATATAAGAAATACTGTTTTGAAAATTTCATTGATAAGGCTATTTATTTCATTATCAGCTGGAATTTTTATTTCTCATTGGTTGGCTGGTCTTTCATGGCAAGTTGCAGGAATTTATAGTGCCATAGTTCTAGCTACTGGACCAACTGTTGTCTCTCCTTTGGTTGAACAAATAAAATTAGCTTCCCCTCTTTCGGAAGTTTTGAAAGCTGAAGGTTTATTACTCGAACCAATTGGTGCAGTACTAGCATTATTACTTTTAGAACTAACTTTAGGAGACCTACGTGGGATTAACGAAGTATTTATTGCATTGATGCAAAGATTAGGAGGAGGAGTTTTAATTGGATTAAGTGCAGGATGGTTACTATCAGAAATCTTAAAAAAAATAAAAAATGAAGCCTCATTTGGTGTAGAGCTTCAAGTCACTCTAGGATTTATTTTTCTTGTATATGGAATTTGTGAATATTTTCTACCAGAGTCAGGTCTACCTGCTTCTGTAGCGGCAGGTTTTATTGTGGGCAAAAGAGAAGTAATAGATAAGGAGAAGTTGGATAATCTAATAAGCGAATTAGCACAATTAGCAATAACAGTTCTTTTCCCTCTCTTGGCCGCTGATGTTTCTTGGGGTGAATTGAGTCCCCTAGGCTGGGGAGGGGTTGTTTGCGTTTTTATGTTGATGGTAATTGTTCGTCCTATTTCTATCTGGATAGCAACAATGGGAAGAGAATTAGGATTAAAAGAAAAAGTATTTTTAGCCTGGTTAGCCCCAAGAGGTATTGTTACTGCAGCGGTAGCCTCTCTTTTTTCTATCAGATTAGAACAGGCTGGCATCCTTGGAGCTGGACGACTTCAAGGTTTGGTGTTTCTTACTATATTAATGACAGTAGGAATCCAAGGTCTTACTGCTAAACCTTTGGCGAATCGGCTAGAATTAGGTCAAAAAAATTAG
- the gltX gene encoding glutamate--tRNA ligase, translating to MEKRLRLAPSPTGLFHIGTARTALFNWLYARKICGRFLIRIEDTDFLRSKSEYTKNILEGLKWLGLEWEEEPLKQSDRISIHKEYIKKLLDSGSAYRCFTTEDEILELREEQKKKGLPPRHDNRHRNLSKEEIEKFISEGRTSVIRFKIDEKKQIKWIDQVRGEIKWLGKDLGGDLVLSRRAMGYEIGDPLYNLAVVVDDNFMNITHVVRGEDHISNTAKQILIYEALNFKLPTFSHTPLILNSEGKKLSKRDCVTSIDEFRDMGYLPEALANYMAFLGWSPKSSDSEILSLDEISKIFELSDINKSGAKFSWEKLNWINSQYIKKMESVKLSKIICKYWEKMEWEPPSQEWALKLVVLIKDSMTILKDAIDQSKPFFLLPPIQKEGQDFLENVDSKVSLKLILNYLIERNNVKLNKENAKEIINDISKMHNIKKGILMKSLRVAFFGSLSGPDLIQSWELFSESKSDITRIERCIK from the coding sequence TTGGAAAAACGTTTAAGATTAGCCCCAAGTCCAACGGGTTTATTTCATATTGGTACTGCTCGAACAGCATTGTTTAACTGGTTGTACGCACGAAAAATATGTGGAAGGTTTCTCATCAGAATAGAAGATACAGATTTTCTTAGATCTAAATCTGAATACACAAAAAATATATTAGAAGGCTTGAAATGGCTCGGACTTGAATGGGAAGAAGAACCTTTGAAGCAAAGTGACCGAATATCAATTCACAAAGAATACATCAAAAAGCTTTTAGATTCTGGCTCTGCGTATAGATGCTTTACAACAGAAGATGAGATACTTGAGTTAAGGGAAGAACAAAAAAAGAAAGGATTACCTCCAAGGCATGATAATAGGCACAGAAATCTTTCGAAAGAAGAAATAGAAAAATTCATATCTGAAGGAAGGACTTCCGTAATAAGGTTTAAAATTGATGAAAAGAAACAAATCAAATGGATAGATCAGGTAAGAGGTGAAATCAAATGGCTAGGGAAGGACTTGGGTGGTGATTTAGTTTTATCAAGAAGGGCTATGGGATACGAGATTGGAGATCCTTTGTATAATCTTGCAGTTGTAGTTGATGATAACTTCATGAATATCACTCATGTAGTTCGAGGTGAAGACCATATCTCTAATACTGCAAAACAAATATTGATTTATGAAGCTTTAAATTTCAAACTGCCAACTTTTTCACATACACCCCTGATACTTAATAGTGAAGGGAAAAAATTATCCAAAAGAGATTGCGTTACTTCAATCGACGAATTTAGAGATATGGGATATTTACCTGAAGCCTTAGCAAACTATATGGCCTTTCTAGGTTGGTCACCAAAATCTTCCGATAGTGAAATACTTTCACTTGATGAGATATCAAAAATTTTTGAATTATCAGATATAAATAAATCTGGAGCTAAATTCAGTTGGGAAAAACTTAACTGGATTAATTCTCAATACATAAAAAAAATGGAATCAGTGAAGTTAAGTAAGATCATTTGTAAATACTGGGAAAAAATGGAGTGGGAACCTCCATCCCAGGAGTGGGCTTTAAAATTAGTAGTTTTAATTAAAGACTCAATGACTATTTTAAAAGACGCCATTGATCAATCAAAACCATTTTTCTTATTACCTCCAATTCAAAAAGAGGGTCAAGATTTTCTCGAAAACGTTGATAGTAAAGTATCTCTAAAACTTATCTTAAATTATTTAATTGAGAGGAATAATGTAAAACTAAACAAAGAGAACGCAAAAGAAATAATAAACGATATTTCAAAAATGCATAATATTAAAAAAGGGATTTTAATGAAATCATTAAGAGTAGCCTTTTTTGGTTCTCTCAGTGGGCCAGATTTAATTCAAAGTTGGGAACTTTTCTCAGAGAGTAAAAGTGATATCACAAGAATTGAAAGATGTATTAAATAA
- the rplS gene encoding 50S ribosomal protein L19, whose amino-acid sequence MAKEKQEKELETGIKADASVDVAVEQKEKKMVSEIKQTLSASNLIKDFESEQLKKELPEIYVGDTVKVGVRITEGNKERVQPYEGVVIAKRHGGLHQTITVRRIFQGIGVERVFMLHSPQVASLKVERRGKVRRAKLFYLRDRVGKATRVKQRFDR is encoded by the coding sequence ATGGCCAAAGAGAAACAAGAGAAGGAATTAGAAACCGGTATTAAAGCTGACGCATCAGTTGATGTAGCAGTTGAACAAAAAGAAAAAAAAATGGTTTCTGAAATTAAGCAAACCTTAAGTGCATCTAACCTTATTAAGGATTTTGAAAGTGAACAGTTAAAAAAAGAATTACCTGAAATTTATGTAGGGGACACTGTCAAAGTTGGTGTGAGGATCACAGAAGGCAACAAAGAAAGAGTTCAACCTTATGAAGGTGTTGTTATTGCAAAAAGGCACGGAGGTCTCCATCAGACGATTACAGTTAGAAGAATTTTCCAAGGCATAGGTGTTGAAAGAGTATTTATGCTACATAGTCCACAAGTTGCCTCTCTAAAAGTTGAACGTAGAGGTAAAGTAAGAAGAGCTAAGTTATTCTATCTTAGAGATAGAGTAGGTAAAGCTACTCGCGTTAAACAACGCTTTGATCGATAA
- a CDS encoding PepSY domain-containing protein, producing MKILSNSRQFHKALAPWVFLPLLLSSITGLLYRISKDLLGYSREQVHWLMSLHEGEWLGDNGELIYVILNSFGVLWMLFTGFQMFSKTISFTKKVTKGESKG from the coding sequence ATGAAAATTTTATCTAATTCTAGGCAATTTCATAAGGCTTTGGCGCCTTGGGTTTTTCTTCCATTATTATTATCTTCAATTACAGGTCTTCTATACAGGATTTCAAAAGATTTATTAGGTTACTCAAGAGAACAAGTTCATTGGTTAATGTCTCTCCATGAGGGCGAATGGCTTGGCGATAATGGAGAATTAATATACGTAATATTGAATTCCTTCGGAGTTTTATGGATGCTCTTTACAGGATTCCAAATGTTTTCAAAAACAATTTCATTTACCAAAAAGGTTACTAAAGGCGAGTCAAAAGGTTAA
- the map gene encoding type I methionyl aminopeptidase encodes MRHFADLLLNKNNSKAVDQVPFIQRRRGIEIKSSREINLMKKSSRIVATVLREINDLIKPGMSTKDLDDFAEKRIKSFGAVPSFKGYHGFPSSICSSINNEVVHGIPNKNKIIKNGDLVKIDTGAYLDGFHGDSCISICVGEVSQKAQNLSDVAHKALYAGLSKIKAGNTLLDVAGEIEDIVLKNGFSVVEDYTGHGVGRNLHEEPSVFNFRTKELPNVVLREGMTLAVEPIVNEGTKFCKTLSDKWTVITKDGKLSAQWEHTIVVLKDGIEILTDRDF; translated from the coding sequence ATGAGACATTTTGCAGATCTTTTGTTAAATAAAAATAATTCCAAGGCTGTTGATCAAGTTCCTTTTATTCAGAGAAGGAGAGGAATAGAAATAAAGTCTTCACGTGAAATAAATTTGATGAAAAAATCTAGCAGGATTGTAGCAACTGTTTTGAGGGAGATTAATGACTTAATTAAACCTGGAATGAGCACTAAAGACTTAGATGATTTCGCGGAAAAGAGAATAAAAAGTTTTGGAGCTGTGCCAAGTTTTAAGGGTTACCATGGTTTCCCTTCTAGTATTTGCTCTAGCATTAATAATGAAGTTGTTCATGGAATACCAAATAAAAATAAAATAATTAAAAATGGTGACTTAGTAAAAATTGATACAGGAGCATATTTAGACGGCTTTCATGGAGATAGTTGCATATCAATTTGTGTTGGAGAAGTCAGTCAAAAGGCTCAAAATCTTAGCGATGTAGCTCATAAAGCATTGTATGCAGGGCTTTCGAAAATCAAAGCAGGGAACACACTTTTAGATGTGGCCGGGGAGATCGAAGACATTGTTTTAAAAAATGGCTTTAGTGTTGTGGAAGACTATACAGGACATGGAGTTGGAAGAAATCTTCATGAAGAACCATCAGTATTTAATTTTCGGACAAAAGAATTGCCTAACGTCGTCCTTCGTGAAGGAATGACGTTAGCTGTGGAACCTATTGTTAATGAAGGGACTAAATTTTGCAAAACATTAAGTGATAAATGGACTGTTATAACGAAAGACGGAAAATTATCAGCGCAATGGGAGCATACAATAGTTGTTTTAAAAGATGGGATTGAAATATTGACGGATAGAGATTTCTAA
- a CDS encoding SDR family oxidoreductase has translation MKNSIKKEKTVGITGASGALGKELTKLFRQKGYRVIGFTHSKTNTDINLETPNEWIKWECGKESILKNHLKKIDILILNHGIYNLSRENSNYENSIEINALSKFKFLNLFEDIALTNESLIKKEIWINTSEAEILPALNPSYEISKSLIGQLVSFKKNLLNKDIKKKLIIKKIILGPFKSELNPIGIMSPKFVSRKIYDLANSNRYLVIISPNPLTYILFPLKEFFNFLYCLIIYKYKSK, from the coding sequence ATGAAAAATTCAATAAAAAAAGAAAAAACTGTAGGGATTACTGGAGCTTCAGGTGCACTAGGGAAAGAACTAACAAAATTGTTTCGTCAGAAAGGATATAGAGTTATTGGTTTTACACATAGTAAGACTAATACTGACATAAATCTTGAAACTCCTAATGAATGGATTAAATGGGAATGTGGGAAGGAATCGATACTAAAAAATCATCTAAAAAAAATTGATATTTTAATATTGAACCATGGCATTTATAATTTGAGCAGAGAAAATTCCAATTATGAAAACTCAATAGAAATTAATGCATTAAGTAAATTCAAATTTTTAAATTTATTTGAAGATATCGCATTAACAAATGAGTCATTAATAAAAAAAGAGATTTGGATAAATACATCTGAAGCTGAGATATTACCTGCCTTGAATCCATCATATGAGATAAGTAAATCCCTTATTGGGCAATTAGTTTCCTTTAAAAAAAATCTTCTCAACAAAGATATAAAGAAAAAATTAATTATCAAAAAAATCATCTTAGGACCTTTTAAATCAGAGCTTAATCCTATCGGAATTATGAGTCCCAAATTTGTCTCTAGAAAAATTTATGATCTAGCTAATTCAAATCGTTATTTAGTAATAATTAGTCCAAACCCATTAACATATATACTTTTTCCACTGAAAGAATTCTTTAACTTTTTATATTGTCTAATTATTTATAAATACAAATCCAAGTAG
- a CDS encoding phosphotransacetylase family protein, producing the protein MSDILLIGSCEPFSGKSALVLGIAKRLLQNKKKVRIGKPLATCIELTNLPSMSYEGLIDDDVKFIGSTLNLEEENLISSVGLLDDISAEKRIFNKDLHPGKGFDQIKELVNDDFEGLNILEAAGSLYEGMIYGLSLPQLAESLEAKVLIVNLWEDCKSVDALLDAKKQLGEHLAGVVLNAVLPQEVEKVKNEIIPCLKEMNIEVFGVLPKSPLLRSVTVGELVRRLDAQVICCPEKDQLLVETLSIGAMGVNSAMEFFRRRRNMAVVTGAERTDIQLAALEASTQCLILTGLGEPLSQLIHRAEELEVPILKVELDTLSSVEIIEQAFGHVRIHESIKASYAFQLVQEHVNLKRILEKIDFPCNFSEKC; encoded by the coding sequence ATGAGCGATATATTATTAATTGGTTCATGTGAGCCATTTAGTGGTAAGTCTGCATTAGTTCTTGGGATAGCAAAAAGACTTTTACAGAATAAAAAAAAAGTTCGAATTGGGAAACCATTAGCAACATGTATTGAACTCACTAATCTTCCCTCAATGTCTTATGAAGGACTAATAGATGATGATGTTAAGTTTATTGGTTCTACATTAAATTTAGAGGAAGAGAATTTAATTTCTTCAGTAGGATTATTGGATGATATTTCAGCTGAAAAAAGAATTTTTAATAAAGACTTGCATCCAGGAAAAGGTTTTGATCAAATAAAGGAATTGGTTAATGATGATTTTGAAGGATTGAATATTTTAGAGGCCGCTGGAAGTCTTTATGAAGGAATGATTTATGGTTTAAGCTTACCCCAATTAGCTGAGAGTTTAGAAGCGAAAGTCTTAATTGTGAATTTATGGGAAGATTGTAAAAGCGTAGATGCATTACTTGATGCGAAAAAACAATTAGGAGAGCATTTGGCGGGAGTGGTGCTGAATGCAGTTTTGCCTCAAGAAGTCGAAAAAGTTAAAAATGAAATAATACCTTGTCTTAAGGAAATGAATATTGAAGTGTTTGGAGTATTACCTAAATCCCCACTTCTCAGAAGTGTTACAGTAGGCGAGCTCGTAAGGAGATTAGATGCCCAAGTAATTTGCTGCCCCGAAAAAGATCAATTACTTGTTGAGACACTCAGTATTGGTGCAATGGGCGTAAATTCCGCAATGGAATTTTTTAGAAGAAGGAGAAATATGGCAGTAGTTACTGGCGCTGAAAGAACTGATATCCAGCTTGCAGCCTTGGAAGCATCTACTCAATGTCTAATTTTAACTGGCTTGGGCGAACCACTATCACAATTAATTCATAGGGCGGAGGAATTGGAGGTACCAATTTTAAAAGTGGAATTAGATACTCTTTCTTCCGTAGAAATAATTGAACAAGCTTTTGGACATGTAAGAATACATGAATCAATCAAAGCTTCTTATGCCTTTCAATTAGTACAGGAGCATGTAAATCTGAAAAGAATTCTTGAAAAGATTGATTTTCCCTGCAATTTTTCAGAAAAATGCTAA
- a CDS encoding DNA recombination-mediator protein A: protein MSRSLDLPATEGVDTLAQELAKLQDNGKRRIAFLGSRHVPVVDIHLIELIARSLAEEGNDILTSGSQGVNAAVIRAVLDINPSLLTVLLPQSLDKQIPEIKLQLERVMHLVEKSENDELPLPLASSLCNQEIITRCDQLICFAFHDSETLLNSCRCAEEMGKMVSLLFFD, encoded by the coding sequence TTGAGTCGCTCTTTAGATCTACCAGCAACCGAAGGCGTTGATACCTTAGCTCAAGAACTCGCAAAACTCCAAGATAATGGGAAAAGGAGAATTGCTTTTTTGGGCAGTAGACATGTTCCAGTCGTAGATATCCACTTAATTGAATTGATAGCAAGATCTTTAGCAGAGGAGGGCAATGATATCCTTACATCTGGATCTCAGGGTGTAAATGCAGCGGTAATTCGAGCTGTCTTAGATATTAATCCATCATTATTGACTGTCTTATTACCACAAAGCCTTGATAAACAAATACCTGAAATTAAGCTTCAACTTGAAAGAGTTATGCATTTGGTTGAAAAAAGTGAAAATGATGAATTACCTTTACCTCTTGCAAGTAGCCTGTGTAATCAAGAAATTATTACTAGGTGCGATCAATTAATATGTTTTGCTTTTCACGATAGTGAAACTTTACTAAATAGTTGTAGATGCGCCGAAGAAATGGGAAAAATGGTAAGTTTATTATTTTTTGATTAA
- a CDS encoding YajQ family cyclic di-GMP-binding protein → MAESFSFDVVSDFERQELVNTLDQVKREISQRYDLKGTDTAVDLDDNNIFITTNSELTLNAVIDIIRQKAIKRKLSLKIFDYGEISTVSGNKVRQTILLKQGIKQEIAKKISKSIRDQIKKVNVSINGETLRVSSKSKNDLQLAIRLVSELEESLNIPLKPNNFR, encoded by the coding sequence ATGGCAGAAAGTTTTTCATTTGATGTAGTTTCTGATTTTGAGAGACAGGAATTAGTTAATACTTTGGATCAAGTAAAAAGGGAAATTTCTCAACGTTACGATCTTAAAGGAACCGATACAGCAGTTGATTTAGATGATAATAATATTTTTATTACTACTAATAGTGAACTAACCTTAAACGCTGTTATCGATATAATTAGACAAAAGGCAATAAAGAGAAAATTATCTTTAAAAATCTTCGATTATGGTGAAATTTCAACAGTTAGTGGTAATAAAGTAAGGCAAACAATTCTATTAAAACAAGGTATTAAACAAGAAATAGCCAAAAAAATAAGTAAAAGTATTAGAGATCAAATAAAAAAAGTTAATGTAAGTATTAACGGAGAGACTTTAAGAGTCTCAAGCAAGAGTAAAAATGATCTTCAGTTAGCTATTAGATTAGTAAGTGAATTGGAAGAGTCTTTGAACATTCCTCTGAAACCTAATAACTTTAGATAA